A single genomic interval of Lewinellaceae bacterium harbors:
- a CDS encoding M1 family metallopeptidase, whose translation MLGLFFLNADAQPDRWQQRVSYEMKIDFDVKTHQFKGTQRLVYLNNSPDTLDRVFYHLYFNAFQPNSMMDVRSRTIADPDGRVGSRISRLQPDEIGYQHIQSLKQNGTEVSYQDENTILEVKLAEPIMPQSSAVLEMEFTGQVPIQIRRSGRDNAEGIAYSMAQWYPKMCEYDYQGWHADPYIAREFYGVWGDFDVTITIDSSYTIGGSGYLQNPCEIGHGYCANPSRKDQNGKLTWHFLAPNVHDFMWAADPEYRHLTHKAADGTELHFFFQENDRTKDSWPQLGSIMDSVFSYADRNFGKYPYKQYSFVQGGDGGMEYPMATLITGERSLGSLVGVATHELMHSWYQMVLGTNESLVAWMDEGYTSYASTRIMDYLVRNKIIAGTPSDNPFQRVYAGYTRFTQSGAEEPLSTHADHFQTNSAYGMGSYTKGQIFLNQLEYVIGKPAFDRGLLRYFNTWKFKHPNANDFIRIMEKESGLELDWYKEYMVNTTHTIDYAIENIEAAGDSTLITLRRIGLMPMPQDVIVQRKGGQPLAFTIPLTLMRGEKQELWEGHPFQLLPDWPWTHPQYQFKIPVKHQDVEKIELDPSQRVADVDLSNNIFPAN comes from the coding sequence ATGTTGGGGCTATTCTTTCTGAATGCTGATGCTCAGCCCGATCGCTGGCAACAGCGTGTGAGCTATGAAATGAAGATTGACTTTGACGTTAAAACCCATCAATTCAAAGGTACACAGCGACTGGTTTATCTCAATAATTCACCGGATACCCTTGACCGGGTATTCTATCATCTCTACTTTAATGCTTTTCAGCCCAACAGTATGATGGATGTACGTAGCCGTACCATCGCAGATCCCGACGGAAGGGTAGGGAGCAGGATTTCCCGGCTGCAACCAGATGAGATCGGTTACCAACACATCCAATCCCTGAAGCAAAACGGAACAGAGGTTAGCTATCAGGATGAAAATACCATCCTGGAAGTTAAGCTTGCCGAACCCATTATGCCGCAATCCTCTGCCGTCCTCGAGATGGAATTCACCGGCCAGGTTCCCATACAGATCCGCCGCTCCGGACGTGACAATGCCGAAGGCATCGCTTATTCCATGGCTCAGTGGTATCCGAAAATGTGCGAATACGATTACCAGGGATGGCACGCTGACCCGTACATAGCCCGGGAGTTTTATGGTGTATGGGGCGATTTTGATGTGACTATTACCATCGACTCTTCCTACACCATCGGTGGTAGCGGATATCTCCAGAATCCCTGTGAGATCGGTCATGGCTATTGTGCGAATCCCAGCCGGAAAGATCAGAACGGAAAGTTGACCTGGCATTTTCTGGCACCGAATGTACACGACTTCATGTGGGCCGCCGATCCGGAATACCGTCATTTAACGCACAAAGCTGCTGATGGTACCGAGTTGCATTTTTTCTTCCAGGAAAATGACCGCACAAAAGACTCCTGGCCCCAGTTGGGGTCGATTATGGACAGTGTTTTTTCCTATGCTGACCGCAATTTCGGGAAGTATCCCTACAAACAATATTCATTCGTTCAGGGTGGAGACGGAGGCATGGAATATCCCATGGCCACGCTGATCACCGGTGAACGCTCCCTGGGCAGCCTGGTAGGCGTGGCTACCCACGAATTAATGCACAGCTGGTACCAGATGGTACTCGGGACCAACGAGAGCCTGGTTGCCTGGATGGATGAAGGCTATACCAGCTATGCCAGTACGCGGATCATGGACTATCTGGTCCGAAATAAAATCATTGCCGGCACGCCAAGTGACAACCCTTTTCAGCGGGTTTATGCCGGCTATACCCGGTTTACTCAATCCGGAGCTGAAGAGCCACTTTCAACGCATGCCGATCACTTCCAGACAAATTCGGCTTACGGAATGGGATCCTATACCAAAGGCCAGATCTTCCTTAACCAGTTGGAATACGTCATTGGAAAGCCAGCTTTTGACCGGGGTCTGCTCCGCTATTTCAATACCTGGAAGTTCAAACATCCGAATGCGAACGACTTTATCCGCATCATGGAAAAAGAATCCGGCCTGGAGCTCGACTGGTATAAAGAGTATATGGTCAACACCACACATACCATCGATTATGCCATCGAAAATATAGAGGCAGCAGGGGATTCCACCCTTATTACCCTCAGACGGATCGGGTTGATGCCGATGCCACAGGACGTTATCGTGCAACGAAAAGGGGGACAACCACTTGCCTTTACCATTCCACTGACCCTCATGCGGGGAGAAAAACAGGAGCTATGGGAAGGCCATCCATTTCAACTTTTACCGGACTGGCCATGGACTCATCCGCAATATCAGTTCAAGATCCCTGTTAAGCACCAGGATGTCGAAAAGATTGAACTGGATCCCAGCCAACGGGTGGCGGACGTTGATCTGAGCAACAATATTTTTCCGGCCAATTAG
- a CDS encoding T9SS type A sorting domain-containing protein: MRDFTRLVSQIFGVVAGALIVQTGSAQIADECKLACQDQVTISLNSNCQRQVVPADVSPSNILVCNNLTLELEYPYAEFNSLYPSRDYVDAGLVGYTMIYRLIDQDTRNVCWGSIRVEDKYPPIIDCSNDTISCLRSDIESKTVRTQDNCGTYFGRGEVDIQSRWESYDCDQDPALIGYIAREITATDVWGNSKVCADTLFILKETLDSLVCGPDTLLECTTVVYRDNKFVELLWNTGKDGDTYLDAQGYAHPWPTDDSGLFPAPYLKSTDPNQPDGFLLPERTDDGPKFNNDGKCMIVYEYTDYVLTTCGKSYKIRRVWDIFDWCTKRDTQCIQWFKFQDTEGPEFSSDYLHVMDGNSSSGDCDFIPESVYDKASSLNAWLVCNVLTADVSPHDCKSGVTLPDPRPHIVKDCDDEFEVLYEIVYDDPTHPGKTIIESGSIPAGGTAHVYLPYGWYCVVYTVRDGCWNETKLVQGANIFDNTPPDPICDEITQVTLDPDNCWARVYAKDLDDGSHDNCCDQLHFAVASMDSITYWRNYWHEYFAGCLDPYDYHHYSTEIDEVIEEWINIFVFDDYIDVTECGSEQLVLRVYEACDLPVYDPHLFYGGEHEWYWWNLSEKFAGWYMYKLDEYIHYGDPRPGFSCDFVDLTPSVPAASTFMTTTGKSTSELVSFHNPILWEPEFYGITCFSPEDHGSFAAPVCGYGGLIPIYNEWHSRVVDTYPDEYSITWSLSISKRWAFPHLYNDCMIEVRKDDKQPPVVIAPDDITVYCDGVPYWWELTKPYAGGTKTYKVTGHGAQFTHDVCWNEDVLTSYCSDPFVSSGASGLPSTSNDDNLSACCVEVPWNSVYGYYHGSACGDDYSYTGKPSCDDYSDWYDTHSWQPIYCRLWLMLDKYDADYQTGQDDGAHPDPRHYFDETAADWVITDNCWAPEYEEVIEGGLNECGVGTLTKTVTAVDKCGNTSYDHQTLVVLPRSDFEVIFPEDVVVTCDEETDLDASTEGAGYPVISDDDCELIGVTYSDEKFETTEGCYKILRTWKLIDWCVFSPDIHSRYPDVIVDDRLVASADRCCVHRNLKDDGDGYMTYLQVIKVIDEIAPEISCNTLEPTCIFDYNCDAATVNYDLLASGSDNCTPANEIVYRHIVMASGVPVYYGSGSVLEKELPVGEYGVWLIGSDGCGNADSCYTTFSIMDCKKPTPYCYNGIATVIMPSSKTITICAADLDAGSYDNCTEQGKLKFSFTENPDDSCKVFDCDDVYFNLNELIEVMFWVTDEAGNQDFCSTYIRLQNGSDQPCKDISLTAYSVSGTIQTEKGQLVQNVKVSIEAPGFAFTSNTTNTGTYVFTNIPGHENYRIRPYKNDDPVNGLSTLDIVQIQKHILGVEKLTSPYQMLAADINKSNSITAVDIIELRKIILGYSDQMPNNTSWRFVASDYSFADIYSPWNASEMRPMQDISEDKTGMNFVAVKVGDVNGSASASGLQSVEVRTNETWNLTTNHFDLTPHTKLDVPVYAYNLSDKIAGAQFTLSGHDVKFLGLSSGSIQVDQSMFAVLEPGLMTVTLDQKGKTFSNSPEPLFYIQLESNTKAPAEEAIQLGSLVTAAEAYRPNLTEVLRVGWESSTLDHAVDGWYMYQNYPNPFSDQTMIGIIAPKDGKAEMEVYDIQGRQVFVKQVECKKGYNELRISAEDLAGHTGLLYVKLKVAELTLQQKMLKIQ, translated from the coding sequence ATGAGGGATTTTACACGCCTAGTTTCACAGATTTTCGGAGTAGTAGCTGGGGCTTTGATAGTGCAGACCGGATCCGCACAAATTGCCGATGAGTGTAAACTGGCTTGCCAGGATCAGGTAACCATTTCCTTAAACAGCAATTGCCAGCGACAAGTAGTGCCTGCTGATGTTTCACCCAGTAATATCCTGGTCTGCAACAATCTTACACTAGAATTGGAATATCCCTATGCGGAGTTCAATAGTTTGTATCCATCTCGGGATTATGTTGATGCCGGATTAGTTGGGTATACGATGATCTATCGTCTCATCGATCAGGATACCCGCAATGTTTGCTGGGGTTCTATCCGTGTGGAAGACAAGTATCCTCCCATCATCGATTGTAGTAATGACACCATCAGTTGTCTGCGTTCGGACATTGAATCCAAGACTGTACGCACCCAGGATAATTGCGGCACTTATTTTGGCCGTGGAGAAGTTGATATCCAGTCCCGATGGGAGTCCTACGATTGCGATCAGGATCCGGCATTGATTGGGTATATTGCACGGGAGATAACAGCAACGGACGTATGGGGCAATAGCAAAGTCTGCGCCGATACCCTGTTTATTCTGAAAGAGACCCTGGATAGCCTGGTTTGTGGTCCGGATACGCTACTGGAATGTACCACCGTCGTTTACCGGGACAATAAATTTGTGGAATTACTGTGGAATACCGGCAAGGACGGAGATACTTACCTGGATGCACAGGGATATGCACATCCATGGCCCACGGATGATAGCGGATTATTCCCTGCACCCTATCTTAAAAGTACTGATCCCAATCAACCGGATGGTTTCCTCCTACCGGAGAGAACCGATGACGGTCCCAAATTTAATAACGACGGCAAGTGCATGATCGTCTACGAATACACCGATTATGTATTGACAACCTGCGGTAAATCCTACAAGATCCGCCGGGTTTGGGACATATTCGACTGGTGTACGAAACGGGATACCCAGTGCATACAATGGTTTAAGTTTCAGGATACGGAAGGTCCCGAATTCAGTTCTGACTACCTCCATGTAATGGATGGTAACTCCAGTTCTGGCGATTGTGATTTTATACCGGAATCCGTCTATGATAAAGCGTCGAGTCTGAATGCATGGCTCGTATGTAATGTTTTGACTGCCGATGTATCACCCCACGATTGTAAATCCGGAGTTACCCTTCCGGATCCCCGCCCGCACATCGTGAAGGACTGTGACGATGAATTTGAAGTCTTGTATGAAATCGTCTACGATGATCCCACCCATCCCGGAAAAACGATTATTGAATCCGGGTCCATACCCGCTGGCGGAACGGCGCATGTCTATCTGCCTTACGGGTGGTATTGCGTGGTTTACACCGTTCGTGACGGTTGCTGGAATGAGACCAAACTGGTTCAGGGTGCTAACATTTTCGATAACACTCCACCAGACCCGATATGTGATGAGATCACGCAGGTAACGCTGGATCCGGATAATTGCTGGGCCCGCGTTTATGCCAAAGATCTGGACGATGGCAGCCATGACAATTGCTGCGATCAGCTGCATTTTGCAGTAGCCAGTATGGACTCGATTACTTATTGGAGAAATTACTGGCATGAATATTTCGCTGGATGCCTGGATCCTTACGATTACCACCATTACAGCACTGAAATTGATGAGGTCATCGAAGAGTGGATCAACATTTTTGTTTTTGACGATTACATTGACGTAACCGAATGTGGCAGTGAACAACTGGTATTGCGTGTTTACGAAGCATGCGACCTTCCTGTTTATGATCCGCACCTGTTCTATGGTGGCGAACACGAATGGTATTGGTGGAATCTGTCCGAGAAGTTTGCAGGATGGTACATGTACAAACTGGACGAATACATCCACTATGGCGATCCGCGTCCTGGTTTTTCATGTGATTTTGTGGATCTTACCCCATCTGTTCCGGCTGCTTCGACATTCATGACCACAACAGGCAAATCAACCAGTGAACTGGTCTCATTCCATAACCCAATTCTCTGGGAACCTGAATTTTATGGCATCACTTGCTTCTCTCCTGAAGATCATGGGTCTTTTGCAGCTCCCGTTTGTGGTTATGGTGGGTTGATCCCAATTTACAATGAATGGCACAGCCGGGTTGTTGACACCTATCCTGACGAATATTCGATTACCTGGAGTCTGAGTATCAGCAAGCGGTGGGCTTTCCCCCACCTGTACAACGATTGTATGATCGAGGTCCGGAAGGACGACAAACAACCTCCGGTCGTGATCGCTCCGGATGACATTACCGTATACTGTGATGGTGTGCCTTACTGGTGGGAACTCACAAAGCCCTATGCCGGTGGTACCAAGACCTATAAAGTTACCGGCCATGGTGCGCAATTCACGCATGATGTATGCTGGAATGAGGATGTCCTGACCAGCTACTGTTCGGACCCCTTTGTATCTTCCGGGGCATCAGGATTACCCAGTACATCCAATGATGACAATTTAAGCGCTTGTTGCGTAGAAGTGCCATGGAATAGCGTTTATGGATATTATCACGGTTCAGCCTGTGGAGATGATTACAGTTATACCGGTAAACCATCTTGTGATGACTATTCCGATTGGTATGACACGCACAGCTGGCAGCCCATCTATTGCCGGCTTTGGCTGATGCTCGATAAATACGATGCAGACTACCAAACTGGGCAGGATGATGGCGCACATCCGGATCCCCGCCATTATTTTGATGAAACAGCAGCTGACTGGGTCATTACGGATAACTGCTGGGCACCTGAATACGAAGAGGTCATTGAGGGAGGCCTTAATGAATGCGGTGTAGGTACACTGACCAAAACCGTTACTGCTGTCGACAAGTGTGGCAACACTTCGTACGATCATCAGACACTGGTTGTTCTTCCCCGCTCCGATTTCGAAGTCATCTTCCCGGAAGATGTGGTTGTGACCTGTGATGAGGAGACCGATCTCGATGCCAGCACAGAAGGAGCTGGATATCCTGTCATCAGTGACGATGACTGCGAATTGATCGGTGTGACCTACAGTGATGAAAAGTTTGAGACAACCGAAGGCTGTTATAAGATCCTGCGGACCTGGAAATTGATCGATTGGTGTGTCTTTTCACCGGATATTCACAGTCGTTATCCGGATGTTATTGTTGACGATCGCCTGGTAGCATCTGCTGATCGCTGCTGTGTTCACCGTAATTTGAAGGATGACGGTGACGGATACATGACCTATCTTCAGGTCATCAAGGTGATTGATGAGATTGCTCCTGAAATTTCCTGTAATACATTGGAGCCCACCTGCATATTCGATTATAACTGCGATGCGGCTACAGTCAATTATGATTTGCTGGCCAGCGGTTCAGACAATTGTACTCCCGCGAATGAAATCGTTTACCGTCATATTGTAATGGCTTCCGGCGTTCCGGTTTATTATGGATCAGGTTCTGTCCTGGAGAAAGAATTGCCGGTTGGGGAATATGGAGTATGGTTGATCGGATCGGATGGATGTGGTAACGCTGACAGTTGTTATACGACCTTCAGTATCATGGATTGCAAGAAGCCTACACCATATTGCTATAATGGTATCGCAACTGTGATCATGCCAAGTTCCAAGACGATCACCATTTGTGCCGCTGATCTGGATGCCGGTAGTTATGATAACTGTACGGAGCAGGGCAAGCTTAAATTTAGCTTCACAGAGAATCCGGATGACAGCTGTAAAGTATTTGATTGTGATGATGTTTACTTCAATCTGAATGAGCTGATCGAGGTGATGTTCTGGGTAACCGATGAAGCTGGTAACCAGGACTTCTGTTCAACATACATCCGGTTGCAGAATGGTTCAGATCAACCGTGTAAAGACATTTCACTGACTGCTTATTCTGTCAGCGGAACCATCCAAACAGAAAAAGGACAGTTGGTTCAAAACGTGAAGGTGTCCATTGAAGCACCTGGGTTTGCTTTCACTTCCAATACGACGAACACCGGCACCTATGTATTTACCAATATCCCGGGTCATGAAAATTACCGGATCCGTCCCTATAAGAACGATGATCCGGTCAATGGGTTATCAACCCTGGATATAGTACAGATCCAAAAACACATACTGGGCGTTGAGAAGTTGACCTCTCCCTACCAGATGCTCGCTGCTGATATCAATAAATCAAATTCCATTACAGCAGTGGACATCATTGAATTGCGTAAGATTATCCTGGGATACAGCGACCAAATGCCGAACAACACAAGTTGGCGGTTTGTAGCTTCCGATTATTCTTTTGCGGATATCTATTCGCCATGGAATGCTTCAGAAATGAGACCAATGCAGGATATCAGCGAAGATAAAACCGGCATGAACTTCGTAGCTGTCAAGGTTGGAGATGTCAATGGAAGCGCTTCTGCAAGTGGTTTACAGTCTGTAGAGGTACGCACCAACGAAACCTGGAACCTTACAACGAACCACTTTGATCTGACACCACACACGAAGTTGGATGTTCCAGTTTATGCATACAATTTATCGGATAAAATAGCAGGTGCTCAGTTCACCCTTTCCGGACATGATGTCAAATTCCTCGGACTTTCTTCGGGAAGCATCCAGGTAGACCAAAGCATGTTTGCTGTTCTTGAACCAGGGTTGATGACGGTCACCCTGGATCAGAAAGGTAAAACCTTCTCCAACTCTCCGGAGCCGCTATTCTACATTCAACTGGAGTCCAATACCAAGGCACCTGCTGAAGAAGCTATTCAGTTAGGTTCATTGGTCACCGCAGCAGAAGCCTACCGGCCTAATCTGACCGAAGTACTCAGGGTAGGATGGGAGTCCTCCACGCTGGACCATGCAGTTGATGGCTGGTATATGTACCAGAACTATCCGAATCCATTCAGCGATCAGACCATGATCGGTATAATCGCACCAAAAGATGGTAAAGCGGAAATGGAAGTCTACGACATTCAGGGCAGACAAGTATTTGTGAAGCAGGTTGAATGTAAGAAAGGATACAACGAGCTCAGGATTTCTGCTGAGGATCTTGCCGGGCATACCGGATTGCTCTATGTAAAACTGAAAGTTGCCGAACTGACACTGCAGCAGAAAATGTTGAAGATTCAATAA
- a CDS encoding HDIG domain-containing protein: protein MQEKSVHPGPNNFTRVLNRIPFALITAFLFAFLVNNRNEVQYDFTLGKSWSYDDLDAPFSFPVRKDPASIAQEEKAIEASFLPFYRQTIDSSGWSAIRDSLQAMPLKTPLTYLLVLNRVDSLRHVGIFDASDAVPEGMIQLVQHDVLYKIWGTSLISDQEALEIAAKGISANGQGAKLQVILKEALKPNVFFDSTETTLQKNLAIAQVPETEGLISRGERIVSKGEIITPELYQTLVSYEQANNNKFFNQARAWEAFAGFWMAASLVLLLLTYYLYAYESEVFNRPRTLFLFMAWPLLYTLLVLIIERNGLSSYLIPFAIVPIVMVHFFNLRLAIILHLITVLLASLASKLGFEFMLIHIVAGITAAFRLQRTRSLNEFFFAIIWVGAVTILMYVALTLIKQGLYDVADWYILIWLGVGTFLTLLAYPLIPIVGRLIGQVSAITLIDLADLNHPLLRALSVQAPGTLQHSLQVANLAEAAGKAIGAQSDLLKTAAYYHDIGKMEHPEFFIENQLGGNPHDQLTPEQSAKIIMGHVPEGVRLAEKAYLPRVLIGFIQTHHGTTMTRYFYAQKSKESEGQVNESDFTYPGPKPRTKEEGILMLADSIEAAARSLPDPVPDRLNTLVDQIIKDKIEQGQLDNTPLTFSDIVKCNLSFKQNLQSIYHHRVAYE from the coding sequence ATGCAGGAAAAATCAGTTCATCCCGGTCCCAACAACTTTACCAGGGTGCTCAACCGTATCCCATTTGCACTCATAACTGCTTTTTTATTTGCCTTTCTCGTTAACAACCGGAATGAGGTCCAGTATGATTTCACACTGGGAAAAAGCTGGTCCTACGATGACCTGGATGCTCCTTTCAGCTTTCCGGTAAGAAAAGATCCGGCATCCATTGCTCAGGAAGAGAAAGCTATTGAAGCCAGTTTTTTACCTTTTTACCGGCAAACGATCGATTCATCCGGATGGAGTGCTATCAGGGATAGTCTCCAGGCTATGCCACTGAAAACTCCACTGACTTATCTGCTGGTCCTTAACCGGGTGGATTCCCTGCGTCATGTTGGCATTTTTGATGCCAGTGACGCCGTGCCGGAAGGCATGATCCAGTTGGTCCAACACGATGTTCTCTACAAAATTTGGGGTACATCGCTCATAAGTGATCAGGAGGCCCTTGAAATCGCAGCCAAAGGGATATCCGCAAACGGCCAGGGTGCTAAATTGCAAGTCATTTTAAAGGAAGCGTTAAAGCCAAACGTCTTTTTCGATTCTACGGAAACTACGCTGCAAAAGAATCTGGCCATCGCTCAGGTTCCTGAAACGGAGGGCCTCATCTCCCGGGGTGAACGCATCGTCAGCAAAGGCGAGATCATTACACCGGAATTATACCAGACGCTTGTATCCTACGAACAGGCGAACAACAACAAATTCTTCAATCAGGCCCGCGCCTGGGAGGCATTCGCCGGGTTCTGGATGGCTGCATCGCTGGTGTTATTGCTACTGACATATTACCTGTATGCCTATGAATCGGAAGTATTTAACCGGCCCAGGACGTTATTCCTGTTTATGGCCTGGCCCTTACTCTATACCCTGCTGGTCCTGATCATCGAACGGAACGGGCTTTCCAGCTATTTAATTCCTTTCGCCATCGTCCCCATTGTGATGGTGCATTTCTTTAATCTTCGCCTGGCCATCATCTTACATTTGATCACTGTCCTGCTGGCTAGCCTGGCCTCCAAACTCGGATTCGAATTCATGCTCATCCACATTGTTGCGGGAATCACGGCAGCTTTCCGGCTACAGCGTACCCGGTCACTGAACGAATTTTTCTTTGCGATCATCTGGGTGGGCGCCGTCACAATACTGATGTATGTAGCCCTGACTCTGATCAAACAAGGATTGTATGACGTTGCGGATTGGTATATCCTGATCTGGCTTGGTGTCGGTACCTTCCTCACTTTGCTGGCCTATCCCCTCATACCAATTGTGGGCAGATTGATTGGCCAGGTCAGTGCCATAACCCTGATCGATCTCGCTGACCTCAACCATCCGTTGCTCCGGGCCCTTTCTGTACAGGCGCCGGGAACTTTACAGCACAGTCTACAGGTCGCTAATCTGGCGGAAGCTGCCGGAAAAGCCATAGGTGCACAGAGTGATTTACTGAAAACCGCCGCTTATTATCACGATATCGGAAAAATGGAACACCCTGAGTTTTTCATCGAAAACCAATTGGGAGGCAACCCGCACGACCAACTCACTCCCGAACAGAGCGCAAAAATCATAATGGGCCACGTCCCGGAAGGCGTCCGGCTGGCTGAAAAGGCTTACCTGCCCCGGGTGCTGATCGGATTTATCCAGACCCATCACGGCACCACCATGACACGGTATTTTTATGCCCAAAAAAGCAAGGAATCGGAAGGCCAGGTCAATGAATCCGATTTCACCTATCCCGGACCCAAACCCAGGACTAAAGAAGAGGGTATTCTGATGCTGGCTGACAGTATCGAAGCGGCAGCCAGAAGCTTGCCGGACCCGGTTCCGGATAGACTAAACACCCTGGTTGACCAGATCATTAAAGATAAAATAGAGCAGGGGCAACTTGATAACACTCCACTTACATTCAGTGACATCGTCAAATGCAATTTATCCTTCAAGCAAAATCTGCAAAGCATCTATCATCATCGTGTAGCCTACGAGTAA
- a CDS encoding cob(I)yrinic acid a,c-diamide adenosyltransferase: MANKIYTKTGDDGTTGLFGGGRLPKDHLRIEAYGTVDELNAQLGWVVDLLALEQIPHHLDIVQNELFVVGSMLATKPGKSIGITIIDETSVHQLESWMDELDEQLPALKNFILPGGHQAISSCHLARCICRRAERRVVSLSHTDEVDHLIIRYLNRLSDYLFILSRFVAHRLQIQERVWKPR; encoded by the coding sequence ATGGCGAATAAAATTTATACGAAGACGGGGGACGATGGTACGACCGGGCTTTTTGGTGGCGGCCGGTTGCCGAAAGACCACCTCCGCATTGAGGCCTACGGCACCGTGGATGAATTGAATGCACAATTGGGGTGGGTAGTCGACTTACTGGCCCTGGAACAGATACCCCACCATCTGGATATAGTACAGAATGAATTGTTCGTTGTTGGATCCATGCTGGCAACAAAGCCGGGAAAAAGCATTGGCATCACCATCATCGATGAAACGTCAGTCCATCAACTGGAATCGTGGATGGATGAACTCGATGAGCAATTGCCCGCCTTAAAAAATTTCATACTTCCAGGGGGCCATCAAGCCATATCGTCCTGCCATCTGGCACGTTGCATTTGCCGCCGGGCCGAACGACGCGTTGTTTCACTTTCTCACACCGATGAGGTAGACCACCTCATCATCCGCTATCTTAACCGGTTGTCCGATTATCTTTTTATCTTGAGTCGTTTCGTTGCCCATCGCTTACAAATTCAGGAGCGCGTGTGGAAACCTAGGTAA
- a CDS encoding ABC transporter ATP-binding protein — MISVRDLRKTYIMGMEKVHALKSVSLDIFRNEYVALMGPSGSGKSTLMNLLGCLDTPTSGEYHLNNQLVSEMSDRELATVRNKEIGFVFQTFNLLPRLTTLENVALPLIYAGMNKSQRTELAEETLEAVGLGDRMTHKPNELSGGQRQRVAIARALVNHPSIILADEPTGNLDTKTSLEIMAIFDDLHAAGNTIILVTHEPDIAEYAHRIVRLRDGLIESDEKNTRKIAQPS; from the coding sequence ATTATCTCAGTACGCGACTTAAGAAAAACATACATCATGGGCATGGAGAAAGTGCACGCACTGAAATCCGTCAGCCTGGACATTTTTCGCAATGAATATGTAGCCCTGATGGGACCTTCCGGCTCCGGAAAGTCCACCTTAATGAACTTGCTGGGATGTCTGGACACACCTACCTCCGGCGAATATCACCTCAACAATCAGCTCGTAAGTGAGATGTCTGACCGGGAACTCGCTACCGTAAGGAACAAGGAGATCGGATTCGTATTTCAGACTTTTAACCTCCTGCCACGTCTTACTACTCTGGAGAATGTTGCCCTGCCACTGATCTATGCGGGGATGAATAAATCCCAGCGTACTGAACTGGCAGAAGAAACACTGGAAGCAGTTGGTCTTGGAGACCGAATGACCCACAAGCCGAATGAACTTTCCGGTGGACAGCGGCAACGCGTAGCCATTGCCAGAGCCCTGGTGAATCATCCTTCCATCATTCTCGCGGACGAACCTACCGGTAACCTGGATACCAAAACCTCCCTGGAGATCATGGCCATATTTGATGATCTTCATGCTGCCGGCAATACCATCATACTGGTGACCCACGAACCGGACATTGCAGAATATGCACACCGTATCGTCCGGCTCCGCGATGGATTGATTGAATCGGATGAAAAAAATACTCGCAAAATAGCTCAACCTTCCTGA
- the gatC gene encoding Asp-tRNA(Asn)/Glu-tRNA(Gln) amidotransferase subunit GatC, with protein MMNPIDDDLLLKLEHLAKLNLDPEERAIIKSDLNKILAMFEKLQELDTSQEEPFRYFSEISGENVRQDEVKEHLRRETVLDLAPKHDDAFIRIPKMKD; from the coding sequence ATGATGAATCCAATCGATGATGATCTACTTTTAAAACTTGAACATTTAGCTAAGCTAAATCTTGATCCGGAAGAGCGTGCCATCATCAAGTCAGACCTGAACAAAATACTGGCAATGTTTGAGAAATTGCAGGAACTGGATACAAGCCAGGAAGAGCCATTCCGTTATTTCTCGGAAATTAGTGGAGAAAATGTACGCCAGGATGAAGTTAAGGAGCATCTGAGAAGGGAAACGGTTTTAGACCTGGCTCCAAAACACGATGATGCCTTTATCCGGATACCTAAAATGAAAGATTAA